Part of the Gemmatimonadota bacterium genome is shown below.
CCTGATACTTGACGCCCTTGCCCTTGTACGGCTCGGGCGGGCGCAGCTTGCGGATCTCTGCCGCCACCTGCCCCACGGCCTGCTTGTCGATTCCCTGAATGATGATCTCGGTCTGCTTCGGAGTGGAGAACTGGACTCCCTCCGGCGGCTTGACGAGAACGGGGTGCGAGAAGCCGAGGTTCAGGAGCAAATCCTTCCCCTTCAGTTCCGCGCGGTAACCCACGCCCACAATCTCCAGCGTCTTCGAGAAACCCTGTGACACTCCGACGACCGCCGAGTTCACCAGGCTCCGCGTCAGTCCGTGGAGCGAGCGGTGGGTCTTGCTGTCAGAAGGCCGCGTGACCAGAACTTCCGCGCCCTCGATGGCGACCGTCATGTCCCGCACGATCTTCACTTTCATTTCGCCGAGCTTCCCCTTCGCGGTGAAAACCCCGGCGTCCACCGACACCTTGACCCCATCCGGGACGGGAACAGGCATTCTGCCGACTCTTGACATGGTCTCCCCCCGCCTACCAGACGCTACAGAGAATCTCGCCACCAACCCCGACACGCTGGGCTTCCCGCCCGGTCATAATGCCGCGGGAAGTGGAGAGAATGGTGATTCCCATGCCCCCGAACACGCGCGGGACATCCGATGCCGGGCAGTACCTGCGAAGCCCGGGCCGGGAGACCCGCTGAAGCCCGTTGATCACGAACTCCTCGCCAGGGGTGTACTTCAGATAGACGCGGATGATCCCCTGCGGGCCGTCTCCAGCCACGAACTTGTAGTTCGAGATGAAACGCTCCTTCTGGAGAACCCGGGCGATCTCCAGCTTCAACTTGGAAGCCGGAATATCCGTCCGCTTTTGCCCAACCTGGCCCGCATTGCGAATCCGGGTCAGCATGTCCGCGACGGGATCTGACATCGCCATCTTGAACGACTCCTTCCGGCCGGTGGTCTCGCCAGAGGCGACTCGCCGACTCGTAATCTGTAAGGCAGCCTGCTGGCTACCAGCTCGACTTCACGATTCCAGGAATCTGGCCCAGGTGCGCCAGCTCCCTGAAGCAGATCCGGCAGATTCCAAAGTCCCGCATGAAGGCACGAGGCCTTCCGCAACGCCGGCAGCGGTTGTACGCCCGCACCCGGAACTTGGGGCTTCGCTTCGCCTTCTCAATCAGGGCTTTCTTCGCCACGAATCCTTCCTCTCGGGGGAACAGTTCCCCGCTAGTTCCTGCGGAACGGGAACTTGAGCAGCCGGAGAAACTCCAGCCCTTCCTCGTCCGTCCCCGCCGTGGTCACAAGGGTGATGTTCATCCCCCGAATCACGGACAGGCGGTCCATGTTTACCTCCGGGAAGGCAATCTGCTCCCGGAGGCCCAGCGTGTAGTTTCCCCTGCCGTCAAAGCAGGTGGTCGGCAATCCCCGGAAATCCCGGATTCGGGGAATAGCCATGCTCACAAGACGATCGTAAAACTCCCACATCATGTCGCGGCGCAGCGTGACCATGGTCCCCACCTTCATGCCTTCGCGCAGCTTGAAGTTGGCGATCGACACCCTCGCCTTGCGAATCGTGGGCTGCTGTCCCGTGATCGTGCGGAGGGTCGCGGAAGCCTCCTCCAGAGCCTTCGGGTTCTGGAAAGCCTCGCCAACCCCCATGTTGACGGTGATCTTCTCAAGACGCGGCACCATCATGATGTTCCCGTAAGAGAACTTCTTCATGAGCGCGGGCACCACATCCTGCGCGTATTCTTCTTTCATCCTCGGGACCATGTTCTCCCCGTTCCTCCGATGATTCCGGCTCAGTCGAGCCTTCTACCGTTCCGCTTCCGGAGCGACTTCCCCGCTCTTCCTGGCAATCCTCTGCTTCCGTCCATCCGCCAGCACCTGATGCCCGACGCGAGTCGGAGTTCCGTCCGCGGGGTC
Proteins encoded:
- the rplE gene encoding 50S ribosomal protein L5 — translated: MVPRMKEEYAQDVVPALMKKFSYGNIMMVPRLEKITVNMGVGEAFQNPKALEEASATLRTITGQQPTIRKARVSIANFKLREGMKVGTMVTLRRDMMWEFYDRLVSMAIPRIRDFRGLPTTCFDGRGNYTLGLREQIAFPEVNMDRLSVIRGMNITLVTTAGTDEEGLEFLRLLKFPFRRN
- the rplF gene encoding 50S ribosomal protein L6, giving the protein MSRVGRMPVPVPDGVKVSVDAGVFTAKGKLGEMKVKIVRDMTVAIEGAEVLVTRPSDSKTHRSLHGLTRSLVNSAVVGVSQGFSKTLEIVGVGYRAELKGKDLLLNLGFSHPVLVKPPEGVQFSTPKQTEIIIQGIDKQAVGQVAAEIRKLRPPEPYKGKGVKYQGEIIRRKAGKSAAAA
- a CDS encoding type Z 30S ribosomal protein S14, producing MAKKALIEKAKRSPKFRVRAYNRCRRCGRPRAFMRDFGICRICFRELAHLGQIPGIVKSSW
- the rpsH gene encoding 30S ribosomal protein S8 yields the protein MAMSDPVADMLTRIRNAGQVGQKRTDIPASKLKLEIARVLQKERFISNYKFVAGDGPQGIIRVYLKYTPGEEFVINGLQRVSRPGLRRYCPASDVPRVFGGMGITILSTSRGIMTGREAQRVGVGGEILCSVW